The Scleropages formosus chromosome 9, fSclFor1.1, whole genome shotgun sequence DNA segment GGAGCCACGCAGACCCGACGCCTGTGGTGCGGACTGCCAGATTCGCCCCTGTCTATGCATCTATTTACAGGTCAAAGCCTGCAGGCCTTGAGAAtaagggggcggggggtgggggggacgggGAGCACGGCACCCTCACGTACACTGCTTGCACTACAATCACAGCCCGCATATTCCAACCCAACCAGTTCTGCCAGCATTCTGTCTGTTGCTCATATACGTGGACAGTGTACTTGAATGTGTGCCTGAGGTCACCATGGAAACCCATCCTCATCTCCGGTGTCACTGCTGTCACCTGTTGTGTTGTACGTGTTCCAGCTATACAGCCTGTACAAGCGCTGCATTGgaaggtgtcggctaaatgaatacgtgtaaggTTATCCTTTACTATGTTCCCTCAACGTAAGGAAGTACACACATTTGCCAATAAATATGAATCAACATTTGTATCGATTTTTGAGACACTGAATAAACTTTGAGTTACCCCAAACATAATTCCTCGTGTCAAAGACCAACTCCTGTAACCGCGTTTTGCTGAATCGCAGGTGTAAAAACACGGGACGACGTTTTTGTGCCACTTTCCTTGCTCCTTATGACAGCGGGGCTTTGCTGGCTTCCGTTCAGGGATCGACCGTGTCTTTCGGAGGCCGTGCAGCAGCTTCGCTTCCATTGTTTATTCGCTCTCCTTAGTTAATGGCCCCGATCTTTTCAATGCACCCAGCAGCAAAATTTATGGCCTGCTCACTCCCTCAGGATGTAAATTAAGATGGATGAGTCAACACTGAGAATGCCGGTCATTCATTAGAGTACCACATATTCTCACGTCATCTAGAATACATATCTTTGCCTGAActtctgaaaaactgaatattcccaatttttcttttctccttaaaGGTTCCAGCAAATTAATGCAAATTGTTGCGCAATATATATGtcattaatatataataatctCTGTAACGCTGATATTGCTGTAGAAAAGTGctcattttatttaacaaaagtgGATTATTACGATCTAGTGATAATTTGTTATGGTGAAATTAcgttactgattttttttcgtACAGTTCGACTCCCTGTGAAACAAAGtccttttttaaccttttcttttcctctgaaAAAAGATGCTTTCATTTTGCCAGTAAAGACATGGCGGCTGCGAGAAAAGGGATACGAGAACAGACCTGTTACCACCATGTGGACAAAGGACCCATTCCCAAGTACCCAGTACTCTTTACTTCTACTTGTTGGCgtcctccagctgcttctgATGGACGGATCGCATTTATGCCTTTCTTCTCGAGGTCACGGTGAGCCCAAACTGCCATTTCCCTTACCTGCATCCTGGTTGAACTTTAGAACACGTTCAACATGTATCTCACGGGGCTCACACTCACTGACACTGTCTCCAGGCTCCTCACGTTACAAGCTCTCATTTACTGTACGCACGCAGGCTCTACTTTGCTGCATCCGCCAATGTCCTGTCAAGCAGGTGATCAAAACCTGAAATCCTTCCTCAAACAGCAATTGTATTTGTAATCACAGGGCAGTAAGTAGCATATTGGTTAGATTGaccaccttgcaatcaaaagacgCAGGTccaaaacccacctcctgcttactctgaattgctccagtaaaacttgcagagctctataaatgggtaagtaattgtatgttgtttagtgtacaaatgtaatACTAAGTATACTCCGGAGAAAAGAGATAATCACTGTCATCTTATACTACGGTAAATGCATGTCTGTCTAATACTAATTTCAGGGGCTGTGAACACGTCCATGTCCTTGACAGGTTTGACCATAGTACCGGGTTCACACTGTGTCAATGGAGTAAAAAATGGACTGTTTACTTTGAAGGCACAGCTGCCTCAAGGGAGCAACTTGAGTGCGAAAGGTTAACAGTCACCTCCACCAAACATACTCTGTAATCCATAGCAACAGCTTTATACCCATAAAAGTACCATCTCCTTACCACATACACGTTTTCTGATTCAAATTTTTGTAAATGATCGTTTCTTTACTGCCGTGTACTCTAATCATGCAGTACATCCATTTCTTAAAAGTGCAGTTACTGCAGTTAACAGCCTTGTCTCAAATAGCTGGTTATATAGTTTGTTCTGCCCTTTGTATTTTGAGCACTTTTACCTTTTTCCCGCTCGCAGTAAACTTTGAAACACATTCTATGATGTGCAATGCACTCGGAACACCAAAGATAAAATCATCTCTTGTCCTCCTGCTGGATCAGACACAAACCTCAAACATGGCCAGACACATACCACAGGCTGGAATGTTATCAAATGCATATTTACCTGTATTTTATAAAAGGGGCAGATGACAGATAAGGGAGGAATTCCTTTGAACTGTTAGGGAACAAacataatatttatttctgcagaaTATCATTATTTCCCATCGCATATACCTACTTAACTTACTCAATGAAAAACAGTAACGGTTTCCTTATTTTGCTCTCTGCATTTTGAACAAGTCAGATGTAAGAATTACATAAAGAATTCAAATTCTTAGAAATGTAAAGAATGAATTTGCAGCATTCGTTtgtaaaatagcaaaaatggctaatttttttttttttttaatccataaaatactcccccccccctcaaaagAAACCTCTCAGAATACTGGACagtgaagtgaaatgaaaatgctaTGTGAGcagggacacagagagaactAAGTACACTGCAGTATCACTAGTGGCCCCATCTACTGGTCGCCTGGAGAGCTGGAAAATACCTGTCCATCTCTGCAAGCCAATCCAGACAAGAGACACAATCTCCTCTACTtcctcactttttaaaatagacCAGTAGGATGGCTATTTGGGGGGAGGAATATATACGTATatcttataaaaatataatgcagtaAGTGCACGAAAGGAACCAAAAATTCTAATTTTACAAAAGAGTTATGCAGCACAAGATGTTTAGAGCTATTTATTAATGAGACTGATTGCATTGCAACTGACTAATATTACAAACACCAGAAAGGagtttcacataaaaaaaaaatcacaatcactgaaaatgtaaaaatatttaacaagcTCTCTCTTCTCTAGAATGTACATTATATGAGGGTAAGTGAGGAAGTGCATGTTTACTTTTAAGTTTTCTATATTGTTGGCTGCAATGGCAGTTGCACACGCATGTGTGAGCTTTGTTTGTCTAAGTTATGACACAGGTCCATTCTACTCCTGTTAACTGCTGGCATATTATACCACTGTGAACATATCTACTTCCCTTTCCATGTGCACTAAATAAGTGGCACTGTGCTCTTATCTGCTTTTTTTGAGCTGAAGGTGTTTCTGGAAGACAGATCCTTCGCCCGCTTTCAGCACAGTATGGAAACATTTTGTCCCGGAAAAGTGAGCACGAAAGGGTGGGAAAATTCAAAAACTGCCACGCAAGTGTCGCAGACAAAGAATGACGAGGTTGCCTGTGCACATCCATTACTGCTGACAAAACTGACTATGTCCATGACATAGCTCTGGCAAACAGAGAAAATCTGTTGTTCTTTCCTCAGGGCATACAGATGCTTGTCCAATGCTGGCCTAAGTGTGTTAATAACCTAGgaaactgttttgaaaaattatgtttaaGAACACTGCATTCTCTCTGTATtcaattttataaatacatagcAGATTTTGACGTACCCTCATACGTCAGACATATCCAGGGCAATATGTAAATGGTCACAAGTGAAGCGTGGAGCCACTGATGAAAAGCTCTCTGGCACGTGACTCTCAGCAGTAAAGTTTGACAGTCACCAGATGTAACACCGCGGGGATCAGAAGAGGCTTTGCCGTAATatcctcttctcttcctccacAAAGCTCTTGTCCGAGGTCGCCTGGCCAAGATCTcgcttcctcttctccttctgctgaAAGCTCTCTacctttcttttctttgcagACTTGGGACCGTCCTTCTCCTCATCtaacagaagaaacaaacatCATTAAGATGTATTAATATACAATTTCAAAATCAAGTGGTGTTCCTTAGAAAATAATGATTTCACACTTGACCACCGGTACAAACTCAGAGCCTTGTGGCCCATTTTCTTTACCTTTGTGGACATTTAGATTACCTTAGTGACATTCTCATGAAGCCATACGATTAAATTTAAACCATATTTCCGAAGGCACATCCAGTTAACTGTTATTACCACTTAATCATATTCTGTTACACCTCCTTATTTAACAAAACGTTACTGTCTAATATATGCTTGTCAAACAGCAGGAACTAAATACTAGTCCATTTCCAGAGGCATTCTGAAGCATGCACATTTGGCCACGGACAAGAGACTGCAGACAACCGGAATGAGAGAGCTGTTCCTCGTCTGGCAGAAAGCGTGCTTTTCCCGTAGCGGACTGTGGAGCGTCATCCCCATTATCCTCGTAGACATTGGACCATTTGATGGCCATATCCCTGCCGGGAGGAgccctcttcttctcctctgtgaCGTAGGACTGCGGCGGGGGCACAGCATTTGTCTTCCACATTTTGAATTCCTTCGGAGGCTGTgtggtaaaaacacaaagagcttgtaaagcttttttaataaatttaaataaagaaaaaaaaaaaacagactttgtTGAAATTATGCCAGCACAACCAATTTTACTACTACCTTTTTCTTCATATATCCATTTACACTGATATTTAGAGAAATACGTGACTAAAGCAGGACAATCAACTGGTCAGTGAGTAATGcggaatttttaatttatctttgaCAGCTGACAATTTTTGCCTCCTGGGATCCTGATGAAAATGAGCATCTAAGGCTTCCTTATGCTCAGCACAGTCTTCaactacatttcatttttatttgtgtaattacTACTGCAAGCAgagagtgcggtggcgcagcgggtttggccgggtctgggattcgagtcctgcttggattgccttgcgatggactggcgtcctttcctgggtgtgtcccctccccctccagccttactccctgtgttgccgggttaggctccggctcgccataaccccacttgggacaagcggtttcagacaatgtgtgtgtgtgtgtgtgtgtgtgtgtgtgtactgtatagcATTCCTTCCTTACTCAGTCATTTTACTAAATTCGTAACTAAGTATTTGAGTAGCTGTTACGAATGACAATTAAGTAATTGGTGGGCGGGTGTTGGGATTTGTCTAGCCTgatttttatgcacctactcgaacgatgaacctcggtgcagcaagtggtaggtagcaaactaggtttacttgagtctcATATCTACAGCCATGGCTCTCTCTcttaatgtgatgcataaattgtacttttgctgagatgtacgtcggtttggacaaaagtgtctgctaaatgaataaatttaaatctaaatgtaaaattaaccaTGTGCCGCTGACGCTCACAGTGGTGCTGGAAATCAGCTGTGCTACTACTTCATGTAGTAGGATATTTATCAATATtgcacaatatttacatttattcggtactttttctccaaagcaacttacattgtttcACTATTACACTAccattttacacttattcacccatttatacggctgggtaattttactggaataatttaaaataagtatcttgcccaagggtaccacagtcgggggtggggctcgaacccacaacccttggatccaaggcagcagccttaccactacgctacctaATTTCAAAAGgatctttcttccttttttttttttttttttttttttaaatctttacacCTTTCTAAGTAAACTTCTGCAACCTGCCTGAGATGAGTAAACAAAAGGCGGTGACTATATACTGCAAACTAGTCACCGCCGCCTAGGCTTACAGTTCAGTCCagtccacctgctgctgctgcgcacgtactctgtgtgtgtccagccCACCTCACCTCCTCGGGTGCTTTCACGATGCGGCTCTCCCAGTCGATGTGTTTGTTCAGGGGGTTGTAGAGGAAGGCCGGCTTGGACACACACTTAAAGAGCTCCTCCGGTTTCGGCAACGGCGCTCCGGCGGCTGCCCGTCCCTTCTCCTCCGACTCTCCACCACTCGCAGCGACACGGCGCCTGCGCTCTTCGAGGTCTGCAATCCGGCTTCTTCCCCCTCCATCGTCTTCAGAATCGCTGCTGCTGAGGTCGCCACTCATGAAGTAATGCAACGGGTCGTATTTCTTGTCCTCTGCCATACCGCGAGCGGGCTTCTCGAATCCGACGTCGCGAATTGTTCTTAGAGGATCCGCGCTAAATGCAGCTGAGAGAAGCCAAACAACCACATCGGACGTACGTCGATACGTGATGACGTACTTCCTGTGCAGTGGGCTCGGGGGCAATGAGACGACGCCGAAGATGCTACGCTGCCCCCTGATGGCGCTGAAGGGCGCAGCAACATGTCTGCGGCGGTGCGTTCGACACTCCCCGGGAGCAGTTCAAAGTTCTGTACGAACAGTTTGTACAGCATACGTGTTTCTCGGTACAACCTGTAACAGAAGCATAAACACAGTCCATGGAAAAcactaaaaagaaaacatgagatGTCGAAGCACTTCTTAAAACTTCTCTCCTTGCTCATCTGTAACTTTGTACATACTATAGACGACAGCCCGAAGGACACTGAAATAACCACGTGTTACTCGAAATACCAAATAtgtcaaaactaaaaaaagaccaaaacatGTATGAGTATACaacaaatgtatataatttttccCGTTGACGCCGTTTCCTTGTGTTGCCTACGCTACACCCTGGGTGAACGTTGTCACAGTTGACTCAAACTGAATTTTGTTCTCCCACACGTTAATGCGCTGTCTTCTTGAAACAACgtaaatatttcaatttaattgCGCCGCACATCTTCCACACTGCGACTACAGTGTCCGCCGAGCTCTTCAAATGTATGACCTACTGGAGAGGATCGCGCTCGCAGCCCTTTCCACTCTCGGGTGTTTGCACCGCCCGGCCGCTAGGGGGAGTGACGCGCCACATGTGAAAGCCACTGCATCACTGTCTTCTCCACCTTACAATGGCGCTGCTGTCGCATTAATGGACAGTCCGCTCTGTGCATTAATATcacaacatattttaatgttgcaCTCGGGCTTAAGTCCAAAAGagcacatttatattacatatttatgaaaTTGGCGGCACGGTGACGgtggcgagtagcgctgccgtctcacagggTGGTAcgaggggacatgggttcgatcccactcagtctgtgtggagattgcatgttctcccgtgtctgcgtgggtttcctcccacagtccaaagacatgctgttcaggttcacccatagtgtgtgagtgacagagtgtgttccaatgatgtatgataagtgacccagtgtaagtagtgtatctagcagtgtaagtcaccttggtgaatgacgtgtgtgagctgataacacaacatagacttcactggaagtcgctctggaaaaaagcgtctgcttaaATTGTCCATGGACATATTAAGACAGGCTACATTAAACAACCTGAAAGCCTGACAGAGATCAGCGGGTTCTGTGGAAAACATTACTGCCCTGTTGAAAATGAAGACAATGTTGGGAGGACCGCACACAAACTAGATAGCAAAATGTTTATACAGCAAATCCGATGATGCAATAACATGAGAAATGTCAACTGAAAGGGCTCAATAGATGGTATGAGTTTCATATTTGGCCATTCTGAGCATCCCGGTTCCAGCCGACAGCGAACACAGAGGACCGCTAGCGTTCATCTAGCTTTCGTTCTCGGTTTCTGTggatgtgaatgaatgaatgaatgaaggctCCACATCTGCTCCTTACTTCCCTGCATGGGATCCTCACTGACCGCATGGCAACTGCTATCACTCTCTCCCAAACAACTGATATAAAATGTACTCCTGCCATAATTAGGCATTTATGAttcccaccccccctcccaggggcatgcggtggagcagtgggtttggccagggcctgctctccagtcggtctgggattcgagtcctgcttggggcgcctggtggcggactggcgtcccgtcctgggtgcgtccccaccccttcagccttgcgccctgtgttgttgggttaggctccggttcgccacgaccccacttcggacaagcggcttcaggcaatgtgtgtgtgatttcccccGCCCATACATTAAGAAATTGGTGCACTAAGATTAAATTGTGCTTCTCTTAGAAGATACTCTTCTAAACAGCTTCAGCAGTGGGGACTGCAGTCAGTGGCATTGACCGGACTGTTCCTGAAAATGCTAATAGTTCTTGAAATGTGAAGAAGAAATACACAGTGTTCATTTTCCAATTAAACTAGAGTAATGAGTAAATTTATTTAAgtcatttataaaaacatttgacAAAGTGAAACATACTGGCAGTACTGAACTATAAGACGGATAAAAATAGTCATAGGAcagaatttctccagtgaaGGTGATTCACGGAGTCCAGCCGTGGCTAAATAATCTTCAAATTTTCACGAGTTACAGAATGTACTCTTCAGCTCCAACCCccaggctaaaaaaaaaaaattaataagctCAAAGCAGAACTATTGTGGCTTTGACAAAGAGCACAGTATATAGTCACCATGTGCTAAACCTGTTCTTTGGAGAGGAGCTCCATCGTGGGGGTGGATAGCGCAGCCACAGCTGGGAATGAGtaaacaaatgcaataaaagtAATATTCAGCACTGTCACATCACAGGGTTTCGCATGTCTGCCAGCGACGTACAGGACGTCGTCTCACATCCTTCTTTTTTCAAACGTTACAAAACAGGTGCGGTTTTCAATTAGAAAATTAAGAGCATTTTGTTGACTAACAAAAAAATCtggtgtttatttcttttttttgtaaatgcaatTCAGAGGTTTGTTTTGCCACTCCTCTAGATCTATACTATGAGGTATACAAAACTAATATCGAAGGATTGTAAACATCAGCGTGTCACACAGGACTGACTGCTCATATACATCCGGACACAGAAGTACTCGTAGTCGTACAAAAAACAGATGGCCGCGCTGCTCAGTGAGCGCGTTCAGTTCTCCAGCTTCTTGTTAATGAAGACCGAGCAGCAGGTCAAGGCACCGTCCACTTTAACTTTCTCGCTGTTGGACACAGGAATGAGCGTGTAGTCCTTCAACTTCTCAAACACCTGCAGAAGACAACGGCTATATTATAAAACTAGTTCAAAAACAGCGAGGGTCCCACACATAATATTCAATATGAAATAGCGTTTTTCCCTCTGTCATAACAGAATATGTCCATGATATGCTCactaattatgttttttttttgttttttttttttttttttttattaaaatcaaacaAGATTTTTGGAAGCAAACATACAAGCActcatttaaattcaaagtGCAATCCAATAATTTCTTTACAAAAGACAGGAGATGTTACTGCAAGTTACTCCATCTCAAAAAAATCCTTATAAACTAATGTGTCATTTTGTGGAGGTTGTCCAGGCGAGAACTAATGTTTTCCTTGGGTCCTTCCAAGAAGGACTACTTCTTTGTATCACCAGGTCTGCACACCAGTTGGTCTGAATGTCGTAACCATGATCAAATTCCCAACCAGTGATGTCAAGAACACCAATCTTGCTATTACTGCACTTAGTATAAAGCACACTGGCCAGGAGCAGAAGCTGGAAGCGTCCATTTCACCACACTTCACCATGGCGTTACTAAATCCATCGCCTCATGCAGTTCTCTCAAGAGTTTTACAGCTGAATACGCTGCCAACCGGGATCTTCTTACAGCAAAGCAAATTTATAAGTTCAGCAGGGGCACTGGGATTATGAGAGCTTCGTCTACTCGTTTAATTAATCTCAAATGAAATACTGTCAAGGAGCACCCTCagcaaagactgaaaaaaaattcaattttacaTTTGATACAGGCAGAAGAAATAACTGCGCTAAAAGAGCATAAAGATCTCGTTGAGAATTGtctgaagtaaaaaaaagaaaaagaagctaGACAGGCCAGAACAACGAGAGTGACAATTCGTCTTCTGGTCAATGAACCAGCCAAAGTGCTTTAACTAACTGGTCCACTCGGGATGCCCCATGCTTTGTCAAGATGAACGAAAAGCAGGCTCACTTTAGCACTCTCCGGGTATTCCTCCGACGTGCAGTATAGCAACACATGTCCTTTGTCTGGAAGATTCATATACACGCAGTTGGCAGCCATGTCATCAGACACAGTCAGCTTGTCGTAGCGATGATCACTCATCTGCTGCATGACCTACACAAAAGCAAAGAGACACTGCAGGATTTCACAGCTATATGGGGGAATAGAATACAGAAATGACAAGTGGCATTTTGTACCTTAGAGCTTACACCATTAATTCAGCTATTGTAATAATACCACAGAGATAACAGAAGTGACACAAGACAAGAAGCGTTCGCTATAttgcaatgttttattaaaaactgaacTTTAAATATCAGAAAGACATTAATGAGGCAGTATAAACACCACATATGGTATGTTGGTAATGATGTCATTAACATATATACCTAGTTACCATTAAACACGGAGTTGCCATGACTCTCCATTTAAACCCCCTGTTtgatagtaaaaaaaaaaattacttgccCTGGAATGAGACATAAGGACCTGTTTTGCTTCCCCTTTTCCTGATACCTTGTCCTGCCTAAGAATTCCACAATATGAATCCAGCAATCCTGAGCCGTTGTCCTCTTGTCCCATGTTTGTCCCAGTATAgattttctgttctttcaaGAATGGTAGGAGTTGAATCACTCGGGCTCATCACTGCCCTGTGCTTTGGTTTAACAATCCACCGGAGTCCACATCTGCTTACTGGGGCATTTAGAGTAAATGTTTGAGGTGAGATGAAGATCCTTTCTTTAGGTGAAACTTGAGCATCTGCGTTTCCACTCAAACGGTCCGTATCATTTTTACCGACAACTTTCTCGTGACGCATTCGCGCTTGCCACATTTGTACGTAACCTTTACGAATCTTCCACAACagcaaaaacatcaaaacaaaacTAGACAGAATACGTCACAGCGCTAATAGCTAGTGGTTTGGGGGAGTTATCGAAATCCGATGGCTTCCTGTTGACGCAAGTACATCTGATTGATATTTAACACGCGTTTCCAGGAACGCTGCCCATGTGGTTCTCTCTTCCCTACAGGAATGTGATCAGAAACCTCTACGCTGGGGTCCTCTGTCCATGCGTTTGTATAATGGCTAACATATCCGTGCCACACTAATTCAACACGATATAATTACTGGCGATGATCAGAGCGAACGCCCAAGGCCACAATATCCCATGCTTATGTCAGACGTgactgcagaaaatatttgtaGAGAATGACATCATACCTGAAACTACATTACTCGTCAGTTATTATTGAAATGGTTTTTGAAATGCATCCCGTACGCCTTCCATCTTTCCCATCTGTGAGAACTTAGGGGAAATCTACAGAACTTCTGTAGCACCTAGAAAAGACAAACGTTTGGCCTGCAGCGTACACACGTGCCCATATTTACTGCCTGTGACAAACTGCAGTGTAAAATTCTCTAAAACTCTTGCAGGTTTTGCGTCTACACTCAATTTACGTTTTAATTTACAGTGGACAGTTAATTTAGCTGCCATTTCTTCACAAGAGCAGCAagtctccagaaaaaaaaaaaaaactgccaataCAGTAAGAAACCAACCAATTAAAAGATGCAGTCTGGACAATTAATTACTAAGATATTAAATAAGATCACAAAGCACTGAATGAAACCAGAACTAAAGATTCAATaccaactatttttttttttttttatatgtaaagGGCATTCATATTAAGAAGCAGTATTCGGGGACTCTGGTTTACCAGTCGGTGGGAGAAATGTACCAGGCTACTTCTGCAGGTCTTAAATGGAGAAGGATTAATATTAATCCATTCTATTAAATAAATCCAGTTTTGTTCTAAAAACTGATCTGTTACTGACATCAGTATAAAGGTAGCTCACTGGTCAAATTCCTACTGCCAGTAAAATAGACAGTAATCAGTTATTAAAgaagaaagaggggaaaaaacagacaGGTAGACAccaaaaaaacccaaaagaTTCTTCAAATGCTTGTTTCGGAAATAATGCTGCAATACTCCACATGGCCGGCTGTAAAACCTAAACAAACGTTATATTTGCTAGAGATACGTCACCTCAAGAAGAGTAGAAAAGATTACAGTGCACTCCCCATTTCCACACGTTTCTCACACATGTGTACTGATGCCAACCAcaaagtagtaataataattcacaGATCGAAAGCTGAACTATGCCAGGCTTGGTGATATCATGCTCTCAAGCTGTTCAGTGCAGCGAGGCAAATCTGAATTCACTTTCTGTCTCTGGCTGCCTCCCTTACCTTGAAAGCCTTCTGTGCGGGTTCGCTGGAGCCAATCGCTATAAGATCTGGTCCTGCCATGCTGCAGAAGCTCTTCAGGTGCAGACCGTCAAGCACGGGCACTGGGGACACAGTATAGTCctgcaaaacaacagcaacCTGCTGGGTGGCGCTCAAATGTTTCATTCATGCAAATTACTAGTTTAGGACATGACATGAACCTGTACCAAAACActataggtttaaatccctctgACAGTACCATTAAGTAAGGTATTACTAACCTacactgctccagtgaaataacgtggtaaaaataaatcaaaaaatccatgctgctttttttttggggcggggggattaatgtaatgtatatgtaatgtatacATTTCCTGTGGTGACTGTTGCCAAATTCGGAATGGTACATCATTCCATACAGACAGATTGCAAAGAGGTCCTCATCATACATCAGATGTGGAAAAACCACCAAATCAAAATTGCAAAGCATTTCACCTAAGTTTCCTTTCAAATTGTTCTTCACAGGCAATGGTGCGTTTAAACTAAGCTTTACGTTTGTTTTgtacaaagggaaaaaaaatcaattcagcTGATACAAAAGTAAAGATGTGATTGTTCAATTTACTTGGTATTGCTTCCTGGGTAAGATCATaagtgacgggggggggggggagacaaatGTTCTGCCAAGTTCTTAATGGTACGGAAAcgataaaataaatgttttattttacaaactACTTGCTTCAATATGTCCCTAGTTGACCCAGGATAAAAGTACAGGAAGTAAAATAtctccaataaaaataattgttttgcaCGTAGaac contains these protein-coding regions:
- the LOC114911300 gene encoding UPF0690 protein C1orf52 homolog, with the protein product MAEDKKYDPLHYFMSGDLSSSDSEDDGGGRSRIADLEERRRRVAASGGESEEKGRAAAGAPLPKPEELFKCVSKPAFLYNPLNKHIDWESRIVKAPEEPPKEFKMWKTNAVPPPQSYVTEEKKRAPPGRDMAIKWSNVYEDNGDDAPQSATGKARFLPDEEQLSHSDEEKDGPKSAKKRKVESFQQKEKRKRDLGQATSDKSFVEEEKRILRQSLF